Part of the Chaetodon trifascialis isolate fChaTrf1 chromosome 1, fChaTrf1.hap1, whole genome shotgun sequence genome, TAACTGAGCGAACGATTGGAAAAGGATCAATCTGTTCTGCAGGATGTGATTTATGGGCCAAACGTTGAGGAGACATCTGTGTGGACGTTCTTCTTTCGTCCTTTGTAACGTCCTGTCAAACTTCGTCTCAtgtccttcatcatcatcatcatccctccAGCTGTGTCGTCCTGTCAGGCAGTGGCGGTgaggactcctcctcctcctcctcttcctcctgtacCTCCTCAGGTGTGTGAGCAGGGGGCGTGGCCAGTCTCTCCTTCTTGCAGACTCGTGCGTACATTGAGTTGCTGTCGTTGTCGTTCAAATCCACTGTCTCCACCGCTGGCTCATGATTGGTCGACACTGATGACACGTCCGCGTTACCGCTGCCGCCGCTCCGCCCTCCTCCGATGACGTGGTAGATGTGGTTGGAGTCTGGAAGGGTGTAGCTCAGATCTGAGCAGAGAAACGAGAGAATCATCTTCTGTTaaagccttttctttcttttcctcttttcactcCATCACCTGCTCTCATCAGTCACACCTGAGGCTGCGTTCAAAGGCCAGGTGACACCGACTGATGGTCAGGTGACAGCTTATTTATTGATTACGATCAATGACTCAACAAACACGTTCAGCTTTCATCAcgtgtgatgtcatcatgtcACTCAGCACAGACCTTGGCTCGGTGGCGCCCTCAGGTGGCTCCTCCACAGAGTGAACGAGACGGATTTTTCCTCTTCAGgattttaacacaaacacacacccacagaacAGTGGGAATcgagcatcatgggaaatgtagtttctGATATAGTAAACTAAAACGATTTCTTCTGCTCAAAGGACGAaaactgaaagacaaaataCCTCCAGCAGTTTCAGATTCACTCGTCATCACTGCTGTGCTGCCATTGGTCTGAACATCTgagggcgcacacacacacacacacacacacacacacacacacacacacacacacacacacacacacacagagtgtcaGAAAGAGCCTCAGCTAGTGCACGTACATGCACTTCATCTCTGTTTGCAAACAGTTTGAACCCAGTCTGAAACACTGGAGCACACGGGCAGACTGACCTTGGTGGATCTGTGGCGCCACCAAGTGGTTCCTCCAGGGAGTGAAGCtgattgtgttttcttcagcggtgaaagagacagacagagacggacagagagacagagacagcgcATTAATAAAAGAGGACAAACTGAGAACGATTCTGATTTACGATGAACGTTACTTCAGCTTTTATCTGACGGGTTTCTTCTCTTTGAAAAGATGTTTTATACATTAAAAACTTCTTTTTTAAAGGAGATTTATCTTCTTTACCTGCAGGTGTGACGTGTTTCTTTACACACTCTGAGATAAATATACCAGCAGTGAGTGAAACAGTGTTtgagactgttttttttttttttttttttttaacattttcctgAAGAAAAACTACTAAATTACTGTTTCACTATGTTGATGACGATTATTGTCTCTTCACACGTTCACTCACCATCTTCATCGCTTTGGATCTCGTTGATCGCTGGATTCTCTCTCGCCCCCATGGCTTCCTCCAGCCTCACCTGTCGATCAGcattaaagacatttttcatcctctcacagctgtttctgttcgACATGAACGCATGAAGACAACGTCTCAGGGGTCAAATGTCTCTTACCACGCGGATCAGAGTGGAAGGATTTCTGTGCGCCTCAAAGTCTGGCAGCTCAAACGAATGTCTGGGAAACAAGAAGAAATCGAACAGATGAAGTTTATTTGTAAAACCTGGACGACAGCACGCCGTCTCACAGCCACACGACGAGTTCTGGTTCAGTCAAATTAACCTTTGGAACATCTGACGATCTGAACAAACTGCTATCAGATCATAAATCTGACCATCAGCAGGCAGAAGACGACACCAGCCAGCGAACAAACATCTGTTTTCTACTGAGACTCCATCGAGCTCTGCGGTACTCTCTGCTTCAGGAAATAGACTCAGccccagctgctgtttgtctcatCAACAGTGAAGAcatgaaacagaacaaaaccaaaCTGTGATGTAAAGAACCAGCTGACCTCCTGCACTCACTGCAGAGAGCTgtgaggaagatggagaggaggaggaggaggatgaagaaactGACTCCTGATGACAGGAACCACGACCAGATGACctctgctctgactgcagccatgATCGctgagagagacggacagagacagagacagagagagagagagagacggacagagagaaagagacacagagagagacagagagagatggatagagagagagacacacagagagagacagagacggggggacagacagagagagagagagagacaaagaaagagagagagagagagaaggacaggTGTTAAGGTGTACtgagagaacaggaagtgagtcaTGTGAAGGctgacctctgtgtgacctctgtgtgacctctgtgtgaGGTGAAGTTGGGACAGGTAACGCTCTCTGATGGTGTGGCTGAATTCCTGAACCATGAACAAACATCTCAacacatatttgtattttttggggaactaatttatttgtttgtgtcattaCGTCTCGCAAGAagcaaaagtcctgcattcaaaacactactgaagtaaaagtactctcAGTGCAGTAAAGTTACCCTGTCAGAGTTTAtccatctgctgtttgtggatttaTATGACGatgctttttcagctgatccaagaggcttttaaagagattattgagctgaagaagacatgaaggaactcttcatccttcagatcagcacaaacattcaacatcagcacagctggagatacgagcttttcactggactgAAGGAAAGagtaaagctgtcagataaaccTAAATGAgtaaaaaagtacaataaagtACCTTGATtatgtacttaagtgcagtacttgagtgaatgtactGAGTGACACTGAACTACTAATCTTAATCTGGATCTGCACATATTCCAAAGCGTCACCGTCCACAGAGACACGAGTtgataaatgtgtgaaatcCTCACACGTTCATCGAggcagaaatgaatgaatgaatctgctCACTGACTGTTGTGTTTGGTGTCGACGTTTTATCatgaaaactgctgcagagcCTTTAAACCGCAGCGTCGTCCCGTCATGAGACGGGTCTGTCTGTCCCGGCTGTGGACGCTGACGGGTGAAGGCTGCTGACGGAGGCTTCAGGTCAGAGACGCTTTGACCTGCTGGACGACTTCAGGCTGTCCTGATGTGACCTGCTTCAGGCTCAGCAGAATGAACGAGCCaatgaaaagctgctgcaggcgGTTTGCTTCCACTTTCTGTCAACACGCTGAAGTTCAGGCCGTgagacggagacggagacggagacggagacggagacggagacggagacaGTCAGCAGCTTTTCTTCATGGAGTCTGACATTAAAACAACAACTGAGACTTTAAGGACgcttaaaaagcacatttaacGATCACTTCCTGAAAATAAACAGCTCCTCTCATTGTGACTAATGACAGGtggagggtcaaaggtcacagccctgtgtgaggatgaggatgactGAAATGCTGACGTCTTTGCTGTCTGACAAACTGCACGTTTCTTAAGAAACAATTGGCTTTAAAGCAGCcaaacatctgaaacacaaagtTCACCTCGTTTGAACTCCTCACACGCCTCGAGTCATGAGCGGCGGCGTGACAAAGCACatgctgtgatgtcacttcctgttcattgGTGCTGTGGATGTTTACCTTGCTGTTTCAGATCCAGCTCAGTGAGGACTGACGCAGCAGCTGTCCAATCATCCTGATTCTGTCGAAGACAAACAGACCATGAAGCAGTTTGATGAAACGTCCTCACATCTGTCCTCATAGCAGAGGACGAGATCATCAAGACTGTGTCAGGACAAGTTGATCAACGTGATAATGAACACAATCATTCTGGCCATGATGATCAAGACATTGAATATTCATCTTGCCCCACATCTGTagccagcagctgattagcttagcttagcataaagactcaGGCAGATTCATGTGAACACATGCACTGAAAAAACAGtgaactatccctttaaaaAAGGACATAAAAGGACATGAAGCCacacctgaggacagacagcagggcaggacacccacagcagcagcttcactcatTCATTAATGAGTAAAGAAAGCAAAACCAACATGCAGAGGGCCATCGAaactaacaacaacaaataatcCAACAAAAAAACCGAAAAAGCTTCTAAATATTTAGTAATAAAAACTTGAGACGAGCtgagcagctccatcagctgatgaagaccgTGAGACACGCTGTAAGCTCAGGAAAAGCTTGAAGCTGTCCGAGCTCGAACGTGAACTTCACAGAGTTTAACGTTCAGCACGTTACGAGCAGCCTGAACTCCCAGACGTCCCAGTCCAGCAAACTCCACGAAGTTTGGACTGAAGACGGCTGAGATGTCCTGTAAAAACTCCCAGCTAGTTTTTTACTCTGTTgttaatattttaacatttccaTGTTTAAACAGCTGCGAACAGCTGAAGGTTAAGAGAGCGAGACCGAACCTCTGACTGTCAAAGCTTCAGTTTAGGTCTGACGGAACAAAATATCCACTGCTATGAAGCACAGATGAACCAGTTCTGAACTGGTCGGCGTGGAAACGGCTCTGTTTAGTCCTACCTGTGTCCAAGGTGCAGACGGCGGGTGCAGGCTTAGATGTGTGAGGAGCTGTTCCTGCTGCAGGTTTACTCATTGACAGAGTGAACAAACAGTGAGACGCTGCTGTTTGAGCTGCttacagacgcacacacagacacacacacatgcatgcatgcacgcacgcgcacacacacacccacacacccacacacacacacacacacacacacacacacacacagagtttcatCTCTGTGTATCCAGTTGCCTGCAGAGATAGGACGATTgatgtttagcctagcttagcacaaagactggaagcggggGGATACTGCTAGCCTTACTCCATTAAAGGAGAAGAATGAACCTTTAAAGTTGGAGCTAACAGAGCGTAGCAGCTAACGGGATAGCTTTTTCTCAGAATTAAACCaactaaaacaaactaaatacaGATGAGCCACAAAGAGGCTTCTTAAagacataaaatatatatatttcattatCTAAAAGAACACAAATCCAGGCAAGATCCAAGACATGTTTTTGTGGAGCACAAAAGGCTAAATGCTATCTTAGCTCCCTCAAAAGAGATGTCGCTAACTAAAGATTACTTGCTAGCTGGATGTTTTGCTTGCTAGCAGGTTAGCTTGTTGGAGTTTCTAGTGAAATAACTGAATGCAGGAAAAGCTAAAACATCATTAAAGTCATTAAACTTTGAGAAAAAGCTGTTGCGCCAGATCTTTGCTCTATTAGATAAAAACCCAGCTGATCACAGAATGGATCGCTAACTAGCTCGTTAGCTCAGGAACTATAACGTGTGAACGAGTTGTTGgaaagttttttcttttgaagCTAGCAGTTCCCtgtgcttccagtctttgtgctaagctacgctaaacTATGCCCTTTAATTGTGTTTGACTATTTGTTCACATTTACTGAACTTTAGTATctcttttattttacatattcaGTCTTGTATTTTCATCACACTGCACATGAATCTCCTGCTGCGTCACTGCGTCGATGGTTTCTCTTTTATTTGCTGCTTAGTCACTTGAAAAAGGACTTTGAGCTGCACTAAATCTTACGAAAGGCTCCACATGAATACACGATGATTGACTGATAAAATGTCCTGAACACATTCCAGCTCAGACACGTGAGCGCTGCTGTAGCGCCACCCTCAGGACACACAGAGTTAAATCTCCAGGATGTTGTTTGTTCTGTCCGGCTCTTCCTCCTGCCGCTGTGATGAaccctgcagctctctgttggACACCACGCTCTGCAGGTCTTCTTCTGCGATTCGGTGCGACAGTACAGCGCTGCAGAGCTCCCAGAGGGAGTGTTCACGCTCTACGCGGCAGCTCGACTGATAAGCTCATTAAACCCAAATCAAACTGACGGTGAGCGCTATCAGCAGCTCCACCCAAACACTGCAACTGACACTTACTGCTTGACTGGTCGAGCGAGGCCTGCGGAgagctgtgagagagagataacGGCGTCTGCTGTGCAGCTGAAGGACAGTTTGAAAAGTTCAATTTAGTGTGAATTTAAAGCTTCCTCATGtaagcagacaaacagctctgtgtgcaGATGTTGGGAGATCTCTGGGTTTCTGCCTCCacccaaacacagctgaggtggATGTGTGTTCACATCCTTTAAACCTCACAGTTAAATTAAAACAACACCTCTGTCACTGGAGAATCGACCGAAACCAAAAACAAGTAACAATGGAAAATGCAAATCTTGTTCCCAGAAACAACAAGATTCACTTCAGCTCCGTCTGTCCTCACCACCACAGGACCTGTGAAGAAGAGACCGCTAACGCGAGCTAGCCTCCCCTCTGTAGCACTGAGTGAGAGCCGCAGGACTCAGTGCTCTtgcaagctaagctaactagcttcaTCTTCTGGGTGGAATACAAACGTaaaagcatgatgggaaacgTCTCGCATCAGCACTTGTTGGACACTCAGAAGGACTCGCTCCAGCTGACACAGCCTTCCTCCCCAGCGGTCTCTGTCCACAAATATGTCCAAAAACTGTTTTAGTCTCTTCTGAGAAATGGAAGAAATATTCCTTCAGCTGTCGTTTTATGTTTGTATGAAACTTCAGGTCCATTTTAACATTAACAGTCCGTCGATTTCACTAAATTTCAGTGTGAATTTTGTCTGTCCGTGTCTGCGTGTTATGGGCTGGCAACATGTAAAAAAGCAGAAACCAGAAAGTCAGGACGATCGGTGCTGAGACATGACGATGGTCCGCCCTGAGGAGCTGACGCTGAACACAatgaaacatacaaacacagtcattcacaaaaagctctgtctgtctgcagaaatGTCTCCACGAGGCAAagaaactcttcttcttcttcttctttttcttcttctttttcttcttcttctatctctGCTCTTTCATCAGCTGACCTTGAGCCTTCCTCCTCATAGCGAACGCCGTCATCGCACAGCAAAGCGTCAAGCAGGGGAAGGAGGCGCAGGCCAGCAGGAGGCGCCGCTCACCGAACTCCCTGACCAACGCCGGCCGCCGCCACAGGAAATCCTGGAACAGCGCCTCCTGCTGGGCCAGCGTGCAGAGGGACAGCAAGATGTGGAAGAGCTGGTGGCCGTGGCCGACGATGTCAAAGCTGCCGGGGGAGAAGCGCTCAGGTACGgggcaagagaagaagaaggctgaCAGCAGGAACAGCACCACCTGGTGGAGTGATAGAGGGTAGTTAACGACCAGGAGAACACTTCTTTCATTATGTCTGCCTGGACTGAAGGAACAGGAAGCTGATTTCTTCATGTTAACAGGAAACTGCTTTCAGTGGGAGACGTACAGGATGAATCATCAGAGGAAGACCAGCAGGATCTCTCTCACTGATTTCATGTATGCAGGTAACAGAGGCAGAGGTCATACAGATTCACTGATATCTGGCAATTATAAATAAGGATGAATCAATAAACTGAGAGAGAGCACCACCTGCAGGAAGTGCAGCGGCAGCGCAAAGTTGCTCGTCCAGCTGCAGGTGGACAGACGGTGGGCGACGGGGCTGATGTCCAGCAGGTAGGCCACGGCCATCGGCAGCACCTGGCAGAGCTTCCTGTGGAGCGGGTACGGCCGTCGGAAACGAAGCTTCGCATAACAGCAGGCGGTGCAGGAGAGCCAGGCGAGGAGAGCGGCGGCCGGGAGGAAGACCTGCCGGAAATGACTTCATCAGTATGTCTGAACCCATAGTGCCATTGGCTGAGGGTGAATCAGCAGACCATTAACAGACCTGTCCCAGCATGCTTTGCGTCCAGGCGGTGCTGGAGCTGTACACGCACAGAGCCAGAGCGCAGCCGTACTGGTAGACGGCCACGCCCACGTAGTCCAGGAAGAACAGCGAGTAATGCGCCTGCTCCGAGTGCGACTGCAGCAGGTGAGCCGCAGCACTGCAACAAGGGGGCGTTAAAGCAGCAGTTAGCAATACGTTCATACCAACAAGACGTCCAGTTACTCTGTAACGTGAACGGGCGGTGAGAGTTTCCATACTAGcatcagaatgctaacatgctcacagctaCGATGCTAACATTGCTGATATTTAatgtgttcaccatcttagcttagcgtgttagcatttgGTTGTGgtggcatttaaaaaaaaatgtaaaataggAAAATGtggctcacctgcagctcaggtAAGTGACGGCAGAGAAAACGTAGAGGACCAGAGGCAACGAGGAGGCGTCTACAGAAAACCCCTGACCTTCAGGACCCTGCAGCCGAAAACCCAGGATCCcctgcagaggtcaaaggtcagacagcAGGAGGTCAAACACCAAGCTTTCAAACACCAGGAGCTCAAACAGACTCTAACAGGTCAGTACCCCTCCCTGCAGGACGGTGAACACCATGAACCTCATCACCACGCAGGCGGCGGCCAGCAGGTGGCTCCACACGTTCAGGGTCTCATTGTGGATCTGGAAGAGGCTGAGGGCGTAACAGCGCCATGACAGGCCCACAGGACGGTACCCAGCCAGGATGAAGCGCTCCCGAAACAGAGGGGGGACGTCCACGTCTCGCACAGtgggggggagggagggcaggaggCGATGCAGCAAGGGGAGGAAGGTGAGGCACAGTGAGGGAGGGGCGAACGACACCCGAGGCATGATGGGAGAGATGCCGAGTTCAGCTTGTTGTTCTGTAGGTgctgaaacatttaaaagaacTCTTATGATCAGGTGTGTTGGCAGGTGTACAGGTGTGTAGAGGGTTAGACAGGTGTGTTGGTCTTTTACAGGTACTTTGGTGTATTGGTGGTAATATGGGTGTGTAGGGAGCTCACAGGTGGGAATGGAttcaagagagaaagaggagtgtGGTTCCACAGGTGTGTTGGCTCTTACCctgtgttcccaccaaacgcgatgaaaattatttaatcgcacctcaaatgaaatcgcgtcgcgccagacgctccagttttgacgctggtacaaaaaccccttgacgCGGCATCGCGTCGCACGACGAGCCGgcccaa contains:
- the LOC139333387 gene encoding membrane progestin receptor beta-like yields the protein MPRVSFAPPSLCLTFLPLLHRLLPSLPPTVRDVDVPPLFRERFILAGYRPVGLSWRCYALSLFQIHNETLNVWSHLLAAACVVMRFMGPEGQGFSVDASSLPLVLYVFSAVTYLSCSAAAHLLQSHSEQAHYSLFFLDYVGVAVYQYGCALALCVYSSSTAWTQSMLGQVFLPAAALLAWLSCTACCYAKLRFRRPYPLHRKLCQVLPMAVAYLLDISPVAHRLSTCSWTSNFALPLHFLQVVLFLLSAFFFSCPVPERFSPGSFDIVGHGHQLFHILLSLCTLAQQEALFQDFLWRRPALVREFGERRLLLACASFPCLTLCCAMTAFAMRRKAQGQLMKEQR